A part of Perognathus longimembris pacificus isolate PPM17 chromosome 16, ASM2315922v1, whole genome shotgun sequence genomic DNA contains:
- the Idua gene encoding alpha-L-iduronidase isoform X3 produces the protein MRPPRPPVALLAALLLAALPAARAEAPHLVRVDAARVLRPLRPFWRSTGFCPPLPHDQADQYDLSWDQQLNLAYVGAVPHSGIEQVRTHWLLDLITASRKSSGQGLSYNFTHLDSYLDLLKENQLLPGFELMGSPSGHFTDFEDKQQVFEWKDLISLLARRYIGRYGLAQVSKWNFETWNEPDHHDFDNVSMTVQGFLNYYDACSEGLRAASPALRLGGPGDSFHPHPRSPLCWSLLGHCANGTNFFTGEVGVRLDYISLHKKGAGSSISILEQEVAAVEQIQQLFPKFKDIPIYNDEADPLVGWSLPQPWRADVTYAAMVVKVNNTHPPHVQLLRKPVLTAMGMLALLDGEQLWAEVSRAGEVLSSNHTVGVLASVHHPEGFSDAWRATVLVSASDDIHTHPNHSIPVSLALHGVPPGPGLVYVVYHLDNQLCSPDHEWQRLGRPVFPSAEQFRRMRAAEDPVATAPHPFPSEGRLVLHPVLPLPSLLLVHVCARPSKPPGKVSRLRVLPLTRGQLALVWSDEHVGSKCLWTYEIQFSQDGKVYTPISRKPSTFNLFVFSPDTAMVSGSYRVRALDYWARPGPFSDPKPYLEAPAS, from the exons atgcgccccccgcgccccccggtcGCGCTGCTGGCCGCGCTGCTGCTGGCCGCGCTCCCGGCAGCCCGCGCCGAGGCCCCGCACCTGGTGCGCGTGGACGCGGCCCGCGTGCTCCGGCCCCTGCGGCCCTTCTGGAGGAGCACTGGCTTCTG CCCACCGCTACCCCACGACCAGGCTGACCAGTATGACCTCAGCTGGGACCAGCAACTGAACCTCGCCtatgtgggtgctgtccctcataGTGGCATTGAGCAGGTCCGGACACACTGGCTGCTGGATCTTATCACAGCCAG CAGGAAGTCATCCGGGCAGGGTCTGAGCTACAACTTCACCCACTTGGATTCATACCTGGATCTGCTCAAGGAAAACCAGCTCCTGCCTG GCTTTGAGCTGATGGGCAGCCCCTCAGGACACTTCACTGACTTTGAAGACAAGCAGCAAGTGTTTGAGTGGAAAGACCTCATCTCTCTCCTGGCCAGGAGATACATAG GGAGATACGGACTGGCGCAGGTTTCCAAGTGGAATTTCGAGACCTGGAACGAACCCGATCACCATGACTTTGACAACGTGTCCATGACTGTACAAG GCTTCCTGAACTATTACGACGCCTGCTCCGAGGGTCTACGTGCCGCCAGTCCTGCCCTGCGGCTGGGCGGCCCTGGCGACTCTTTCCACCCCCATCCTCGGTCGCCACTGTGTTGGAGCCTTCTGGGCCATTGTGCTAATGGCACCAACTTCTTCACTGGTGAGGTGGGAGTTCGGCTGGACTACATCTCCCTACACAAGAAG GGTGCAggcagctccatttccatcctGGAGCAAGAAGTGGCCGCTGTGGAGCAGATACAGCAGCTCTTCCCCAAGTTCAAGGACATCCCCATTTACAACGATGAGGCAGACCCGCTGGTGGGCTGGTCTCTGCCACAGCCTTGGAGGGCTGACGTGACCTATGCGGCCATGGTGGTTAAG GTCAACAACACCCATCCGCCCCACGTGCAGCTGCTGCGCAAGCCCGTCCTCACCGCTATGGGGATGCTGGCCCTGCTGG ACGGAGAGCAGCTCTGGGCCGAAGTATCGCGGGCAGGAGAGGTGTTGAGCAGCAACCACACAGTGGGCGTTCTGGCCAGTGTCCATCACCCAGAGGGCTTTTCTGATGCCTGGCGTGCCACAGTGCTGGTCTCTGCGAGTGACGATATCCACACTCACCCCAACCACAGCATCCCTGTGTCACTGGCCCTGCACGGGGTGCCTCCTGGGCCGG GCCTCGTCTATGTGGTATACCACTTGgacaaccagctctgcagcccagACCACGAATGGCAGCGCTTGGGCCGGCCAGTCTTCCCGTCTGCTGAGCAGTTCCGGCGCATGCGGGCAGCTGAG GACCCAGTGGCAACagcaccccacccctttcccagTGAGGGTCGCCTGGTGCTGCACCCTGTGCTCCCACTGCCCTCGCTCCTGCTggtgcatgtgtgcgcacgccCCTCGAAGCCACCGGGCAAG GTCAGCCGGCTCCGTGTGCTGCCCCTGACTCGCGGGCAGCTGGCTCTGGTCTGGTCGGATGAGCACGTGGGCTCCAA GTGCCTGTGGACATACGAAATCCAGTTCTCCCAGGATGGTAAGGTGTATACACCCATCAGCAGGAAGCCATCGACCTTCAACCTCTTTGTGTTCAGCCCAG ACACTGCTATGGTCTCTGGCTCCTACCGGGTTCGAGCACTGGACTACTGGGCACGACCAGGCCCCTTCTCAGACCCCAAACCATACCTGGAGGCCCCTGCCTCCTGA
- the Slc26a1 gene encoding sulfate anion transporter 1: MAESREPQKQGEALVLVRRQPPVPQGLLETLKIRLTQSCACSVPRARALVQDLVPASRWLRQYRPREHLAGDIMSGLVIGIILVPQAIAYSLLAGLQPIYSLYTSFFANLIYFLMGTSHHVSVGIFSLLCLMVGQVVDRELQLAGFDPSQDDAGPRDNGSAFNSSPVVLEFQLQNCGRDCHAIRIATALTLVTGIYQVLMSVLRLGFVSTYLSQPLLDGFAMGASVTILTSQLRHMLGVRIPRHQGPGMVVSTWLSLLRNVGQANLCDVLTSIVCLVVLLAAKELSDRCRHRLRVPLPTELLVIVVATLVSHFGQFHAHFGSSVAGNIPTGFVAPQVPDPRLMWRVALDAVSLALVGSAFSISLAEMFARSHGYSVRANQELLAVGCCNVLPAFFHSYATSATLAKSLVKTATGCRTQLSSVVSAVVVLLVLLVLAPLFRDLQRSVLACIIVVSLRGALRKVKDLPGLWRLSPADALVWVATAATCIVVSTEAGLLAGLLLSLLSLVGRTQRPRATLLARIGDSAFYEDATEFVGLLPPPGVQVFRFAGPLYYANKDFFLQSLYRLTGLDAGRLATKKKQSLQVGVSERGSTDGKNLGPTSSEARLMPLEVSFHTVVLDCAPLLFLDVAGMATLQDLRRDYRTLGVALLLACCSPSVRDTLRRGGFLGEDQATEDEQLFPSVHSAVEAARAGHREQRVADSTL; this comes from the exons ATGGCTGAATCCCGGGAGCCCCAGAAGCAGGGGGAGGCGCTGGTACTGGTCCGACGGCAGCCCCCGGTGCCCCAGGGACTGTTGGAAACACTGAAGATCCGGCTAACACAGAGCTGTGCCTGCAGTGTGCCACGTGCCCGGGCGCTGGTGCAGGACCTGGTCccggcctcacgctggctgcgcCAATACCGTCCGAGGGAGCACCTGGCAGGTGACATCATGTCTGGGCTGGTCATCGGCATCATCCTGGTGCCACAAGCCATTGCTTACTCACTGCTGGCTGGGCTGCAGCCCATTTACAGTCTCTATACCTCCTTCTTTGCCAACCTCATCTACTTCCTCATGGGTACCTCACACCACGTCTCTGTGGGCATCTTCAGCCTTCTGTGCCTCATGGTGGGGCAGGTGGTGGACCGTGAGCtgcagctggctggctttgacccctcTCAGGATGATGCGGGGCCCAGGGACAATGGCAGTGCCTTCAACAGCTCACCGGTCGTGCTGGAGTTCCAGCTGCAGAACTGTGGACGGGACTGCCATGCCATCCGCATTGCCACTGCCCTCACGCTGGTGACTGGGATCTACCAG GTCCTCATGAGCGTCCTTCGGCTCGGCTTTGTGTCCACCTACCTCTCACAACCACTGCTCGATGGCTTTGCTATGGGGGCCTCGGTGACCATCTTGACCTCGCAGCTGAGGCACATGCTGGGTGTGCGGATCCCCCGGCACCAGGGCCCGGGCATGGTGGTCAGCACGTGGCTGAGCCTGCTGCGCAACGTGGGGCAGGCCAACTTGTGTGATGTGCTCACCAGCATCGTGTGCCTGGTAGTGCTGCTGGCAGCTAAGGAGCTTTCAGACCGCTGCCGGCACCGCCTGAGGGTGCCGCTGCCCACAGAGCTGCTGGTTATCGTGGTGGCCACGCTCGTCTCCCACTTTGGGCAGTTCCATGCACACTTTGGCTCCAGTGTGGCCGGGAACATCCCCACCGGCTTTGTGGCCCCCCAGGTGCCAGATCCCAGGCTGATGTGGCGTGTAGCACTGGATGCCGTGTCCCTGGCCCTCGTGGGCTCGGCTTTTTCCATCTCACTGGCAGAGATGTTTGCCCGCAGCCACGGATACTCTGTCCGTGCCAaccaggagctgctggctgtAGGCTGCTGCAATGTGCTGCCTGCCTTCTTCCACTCCTATGCCACTAGTGCCACCCTGGCCAAGAGCCTGGTGAAGACAGCCACTGGCTGCCGGACACAGCTGTCCAGTGTGGTCAGCGCTGTGGTGGTGCTGCTGGTACTCCTGGTGCTGGCTCCGCTGTTCCGAGACCTGCAGCGGAGCGTGCTGGCCTGCATCATCGTGGTCAGCCTCAGGGGAGCCCTGCGCAAGGTGAAGGACCTCCCAGGGCTGTGGCGGCTGAGCCCGGCTGATGCCCTGGTCTGGGTTGCCACCGCGGCCACCTGCATCGTGGTCAGTACCGAGGCCGGGCTGCTGGCTGGGCTGCTCCTCTCGCTGCTCAGCCTAGTAGGCCGCACACAGCGCCCACGGGCTACCCTTCTTGCCCGCATTGGAGACTCAGCTTTCTATGAGGATGCCACAGAGTTTGTgggcctcctgcctccacctggaGTGCAGGTGTTTCGCTTTGCTGGGCCACTGTACTACGCCAACAAAGACTTCTTCCTGCAATCACTCTATAGACTCACAGGGCTGGATGCAGGGCGTCTGGCCACCAAGAAGAAGCAGAGCCTACAGGTGGGTGTCAGTGAGAGAGGCTCCACTGATGGCAAAAACCTGGGTCCGACGAGCAGCGAGGCCAGGCTGATGCCCCTAGAAGTCAGTTTCCACACAGTGGTCCTTGACTGTGCCCCTCTGCTGTTCTTGGATGTGGCTGGCATGGCCACGCTGCAGGATCTGCGCAGAGATTACAGAACTCTAGGCGTGGCCTTGCTCCTGGCCTGCTGCAGCCCCTCTGTGAGGGACACCTTGAGAAGGGGAGGCTTTCTCGGGGAGGATCAGGCAACTGAGGACGAGCAGCTCTTCCCCAGTGTGCACAGTGCCGTGGAGGCTGCTCGCGCTGGCCACAGGGAGCAGAGGGTTGCCGATTCCACCCTCTAG
- the Idua gene encoding alpha-L-iduronidase isoform X2, translating into MRPPRPPVALLAALLLAALPAARAEAPHLVRVDAARVLRPLRPFWRSTGFCPPLPHDQADQYDLSWDQQLNLAYVGAVPHSGIEQVRTHWLLDLITARKSSGQGLSYNFTHLDSYLDLLKENQLLPGFELMGSPSGHFTDFEDKQQVFEWKDLISLLARRYIGRYGLAQVSKWNFETWNEPDHHDFDNVSMTVQGFLNYYDACSEGLRAASPALRLGGPGDSFHPHPRSPLCWSLLGHCANGTNFFTGEVGVRLDYISLHKKGAGSSISILEQEVAAVEQIQQLFPKFKDIPIYNDEADPLVGWSLPQPWRADVTYAAMVVKVIVQHQSLLVANTSSSIHYALLSNDNAFLSYHPHPFSQRTLTARFQVNNTHPPHVQLLRKPVLTAMGMLALLDGEQLWAEVSRAGEVLSSNHTVGVLASVHHPEGFSDAWRATVLVSASDDIHTHPNHSIPVSLALHGVPPGPGLVYVVYHLDNQLCSPDHEWQRLGRPVFPSAEQFRRMRAAEDPVATAPHPFPSEGRLVLHPVLPLPSLLLVHVCARPSKPPGKVSRLRVLPLTRGQLALVWSDEHVGSKCLWTYEIQFSQDGKVYTPISRKPSTFNLFVFSPDTAMVSGSYRVRALDYWARPGPFSDPKPYLEAPAS; encoded by the exons atgcgccccccgcgccccccggtcGCGCTGCTGGCCGCGCTGCTGCTGGCCGCGCTCCCGGCAGCCCGCGCCGAGGCCCCGCACCTGGTGCGCGTGGACGCGGCCCGCGTGCTCCGGCCCCTGCGGCCCTTCTGGAGGAGCACTGGCTTCTG CCCACCGCTACCCCACGACCAGGCTGACCAGTATGACCTCAGCTGGGACCAGCAACTGAACCTCGCCtatgtgggtgctgtccctcataGTGGCATTGAGCAGGTCCGGACACACTGGCTGCTGGATCTTATCACAGCCAG GAAGTCATCCGGGCAGGGTCTGAGCTACAACTTCACCCACTTGGATTCATACCTGGATCTGCTCAAGGAAAACCAGCTCCTGCCTG GCTTTGAGCTGATGGGCAGCCCCTCAGGACACTTCACTGACTTTGAAGACAAGCAGCAAGTGTTTGAGTGGAAAGACCTCATCTCTCTCCTGGCCAGGAGATACATAG GGAGATACGGACTGGCGCAGGTTTCCAAGTGGAATTTCGAGACCTGGAACGAACCCGATCACCATGACTTTGACAACGTGTCCATGACTGTACAAG GCTTCCTGAACTATTACGACGCCTGCTCCGAGGGTCTACGTGCCGCCAGTCCTGCCCTGCGGCTGGGCGGCCCTGGCGACTCTTTCCACCCCCATCCTCGGTCGCCACTGTGTTGGAGCCTTCTGGGCCATTGTGCTAATGGCACCAACTTCTTCACTGGTGAGGTGGGAGTTCGGCTGGACTACATCTCCCTACACAAGAAG GGTGCAggcagctccatttccatcctGGAGCAAGAAGTGGCCGCTGTGGAGCAGATACAGCAGCTCTTCCCCAAGTTCAAGGACATCCCCATTTACAACGATGAGGCAGACCCGCTGGTGGGCTGGTCTCTGCCACAGCCTTGGAGGGCTGACGTGACCTATGCGGCCATGGTGGTTAAG GTCATCGTGCAGCACCAGAGTCTCCTTGTTGCCAACACCAGCTCCTCCATCCACTATGCTCTCCTCAGCAACGACAATGCCTTTCTTAGTTACCACCCACACCCATTCTCCCAGCGCACGCTCACTGCCCGCTTCCAGGTCAACAACACCCATCCGCCCCACGTGCAGCTGCTGCGCAAGCCCGTCCTCACCGCTATGGGGATGCTGGCCCTGCTGG ACGGAGAGCAGCTCTGGGCCGAAGTATCGCGGGCAGGAGAGGTGTTGAGCAGCAACCACACAGTGGGCGTTCTGGCCAGTGTCCATCACCCAGAGGGCTTTTCTGATGCCTGGCGTGCCACAGTGCTGGTCTCTGCGAGTGACGATATCCACACTCACCCCAACCACAGCATCCCTGTGTCACTGGCCCTGCACGGGGTGCCTCCTGGGCCGG GCCTCGTCTATGTGGTATACCACTTGgacaaccagctctgcagcccagACCACGAATGGCAGCGCTTGGGCCGGCCAGTCTTCCCGTCTGCTGAGCAGTTCCGGCGCATGCGGGCAGCTGAG GACCCAGTGGCAACagcaccccacccctttcccagTGAGGGTCGCCTGGTGCTGCACCCTGTGCTCCCACTGCCCTCGCTCCTGCTggtgcatgtgtgcgcacgccCCTCGAAGCCACCGGGCAAG GTCAGCCGGCTCCGTGTGCTGCCCCTGACTCGCGGGCAGCTGGCTCTGGTCTGGTCGGATGAGCACGTGGGCTCCAA GTGCCTGTGGACATACGAAATCCAGTTCTCCCAGGATGGTAAGGTGTATACACCCATCAGCAGGAAGCCATCGACCTTCAACCTCTTTGTGTTCAGCCCAG ACACTGCTATGGTCTCTGGCTCCTACCGGGTTCGAGCACTGGACTACTGGGCACGACCAGGCCCCTTCTCAGACCCCAAACCATACCTGGAGGCCCCTGCCTCCTGA
- the Idua gene encoding alpha-L-iduronidase isoform X1, with product MRPPRPPVALLAALLLAALPAARAEAPHLVRVDAARVLRPLRPFWRSTGFCPPLPHDQADQYDLSWDQQLNLAYVGAVPHSGIEQVRTHWLLDLITASRKSSGQGLSYNFTHLDSYLDLLKENQLLPGFELMGSPSGHFTDFEDKQQVFEWKDLISLLARRYIGRYGLAQVSKWNFETWNEPDHHDFDNVSMTVQGFLNYYDACSEGLRAASPALRLGGPGDSFHPHPRSPLCWSLLGHCANGTNFFTGEVGVRLDYISLHKKGAGSSISILEQEVAAVEQIQQLFPKFKDIPIYNDEADPLVGWSLPQPWRADVTYAAMVVKVIVQHQSLLVANTSSSIHYALLSNDNAFLSYHPHPFSQRTLTARFQVNNTHPPHVQLLRKPVLTAMGMLALLDGEQLWAEVSRAGEVLSSNHTVGVLASVHHPEGFSDAWRATVLVSASDDIHTHPNHSIPVSLALHGVPPGPGLVYVVYHLDNQLCSPDHEWQRLGRPVFPSAEQFRRMRAAEDPVATAPHPFPSEGRLVLHPVLPLPSLLLVHVCARPSKPPGKVSRLRVLPLTRGQLALVWSDEHVGSKCLWTYEIQFSQDGKVYTPISRKPSTFNLFVFSPDTAMVSGSYRVRALDYWARPGPFSDPKPYLEAPAS from the exons atgcgccccccgcgccccccggtcGCGCTGCTGGCCGCGCTGCTGCTGGCCGCGCTCCCGGCAGCCCGCGCCGAGGCCCCGCACCTGGTGCGCGTGGACGCGGCCCGCGTGCTCCGGCCCCTGCGGCCCTTCTGGAGGAGCACTGGCTTCTG CCCACCGCTACCCCACGACCAGGCTGACCAGTATGACCTCAGCTGGGACCAGCAACTGAACCTCGCCtatgtgggtgctgtccctcataGTGGCATTGAGCAGGTCCGGACACACTGGCTGCTGGATCTTATCACAGCCAG CAGGAAGTCATCCGGGCAGGGTCTGAGCTACAACTTCACCCACTTGGATTCATACCTGGATCTGCTCAAGGAAAACCAGCTCCTGCCTG GCTTTGAGCTGATGGGCAGCCCCTCAGGACACTTCACTGACTTTGAAGACAAGCAGCAAGTGTTTGAGTGGAAAGACCTCATCTCTCTCCTGGCCAGGAGATACATAG GGAGATACGGACTGGCGCAGGTTTCCAAGTGGAATTTCGAGACCTGGAACGAACCCGATCACCATGACTTTGACAACGTGTCCATGACTGTACAAG GCTTCCTGAACTATTACGACGCCTGCTCCGAGGGTCTACGTGCCGCCAGTCCTGCCCTGCGGCTGGGCGGCCCTGGCGACTCTTTCCACCCCCATCCTCGGTCGCCACTGTGTTGGAGCCTTCTGGGCCATTGTGCTAATGGCACCAACTTCTTCACTGGTGAGGTGGGAGTTCGGCTGGACTACATCTCCCTACACAAGAAG GGTGCAggcagctccatttccatcctGGAGCAAGAAGTGGCCGCTGTGGAGCAGATACAGCAGCTCTTCCCCAAGTTCAAGGACATCCCCATTTACAACGATGAGGCAGACCCGCTGGTGGGCTGGTCTCTGCCACAGCCTTGGAGGGCTGACGTGACCTATGCGGCCATGGTGGTTAAG GTCATCGTGCAGCACCAGAGTCTCCTTGTTGCCAACACCAGCTCCTCCATCCACTATGCTCTCCTCAGCAACGACAATGCCTTTCTTAGTTACCACCCACACCCATTCTCCCAGCGCACGCTCACTGCCCGCTTCCAGGTCAACAACACCCATCCGCCCCACGTGCAGCTGCTGCGCAAGCCCGTCCTCACCGCTATGGGGATGCTGGCCCTGCTGG ACGGAGAGCAGCTCTGGGCCGAAGTATCGCGGGCAGGAGAGGTGTTGAGCAGCAACCACACAGTGGGCGTTCTGGCCAGTGTCCATCACCCAGAGGGCTTTTCTGATGCCTGGCGTGCCACAGTGCTGGTCTCTGCGAGTGACGATATCCACACTCACCCCAACCACAGCATCCCTGTGTCACTGGCCCTGCACGGGGTGCCTCCTGGGCCGG GCCTCGTCTATGTGGTATACCACTTGgacaaccagctctgcagcccagACCACGAATGGCAGCGCTTGGGCCGGCCAGTCTTCCCGTCTGCTGAGCAGTTCCGGCGCATGCGGGCAGCTGAG GACCCAGTGGCAACagcaccccacccctttcccagTGAGGGTCGCCTGGTGCTGCACCCTGTGCTCCCACTGCCCTCGCTCCTGCTggtgcatgtgtgcgcacgccCCTCGAAGCCACCGGGCAAG GTCAGCCGGCTCCGTGTGCTGCCCCTGACTCGCGGGCAGCTGGCTCTGGTCTGGTCGGATGAGCACGTGGGCTCCAA GTGCCTGTGGACATACGAAATCCAGTTCTCCCAGGATGGTAAGGTGTATACACCCATCAGCAGGAAGCCATCGACCTTCAACCTCTTTGTGTTCAGCCCAG ACACTGCTATGGTCTCTGGCTCCTACCGGGTTCGAGCACTGGACTACTGGGCACGACCAGGCCCCTTCTCAGACCCCAAACCATACCTGGAGGCCCCTGCCTCCTGA